Proteins encoded in a region of the Streptomyces sp. NBC_00310 genome:
- a CDS encoding ABC transporter substrate-binding protein: MLASVLAACGSDEGSGRPTLNWYNFPDDSGALQKAADRCSQASGGRYRISYNKLPRAADGQRQQLVRRLAAEDDSLDILGLDVTWAAEFAEARWIREWTGAAKRQAVEGTLRVPLQTSTWKGRLYAVPYNTNTQLLWYRKDLVPTPPRTWAEMLDMAGALAQQGKPHFVEIQGAQYEGLTVWFNTLINSAGGSILNASATEPSLGPPAVRAAGVMRDLAKSPAADPSLPNQMEDQNRLAMESGTAAFELNYPFVYPSMKANNPELFKNFRWAPYPRVDPNRPARPTIGGIDLAVSAYSRHPDLAFEAALCLRNRENQLSAAIEGGLPPTLRALYDEPAFMKEYPFSQDVLAGLESASVRPITPVYQNVSIAVSHTLSPPSGIEPESSVNTIREQIDDALRSEGVIP, from the coding sequence TTGCTGGCGTCGGTGCTCGCCGCCTGTGGCAGTGACGAGGGCTCCGGTAGACCCACCCTCAACTGGTACAACTTCCCGGACGACTCGGGTGCGCTCCAGAAGGCGGCCGACCGGTGCAGCCAGGCGTCGGGTGGCCGCTACAGGATCAGCTACAACAAGCTCCCGCGTGCCGCGGACGGCCAGCGCCAGCAGCTCGTCCGCAGACTCGCCGCCGAGGACGACTCGCTCGACATCCTGGGCCTGGACGTCACCTGGGCGGCGGAGTTCGCCGAGGCACGCTGGATCCGGGAATGGACCGGGGCCGCGAAGCGCCAGGCCGTCGAGGGCACCCTGCGCGTACCGCTGCAGACCTCGACCTGGAAGGGCAGGCTGTACGCCGTCCCGTACAACACCAACACCCAACTCCTCTGGTACCGCAAGGATTTGGTGCCCACCCCACCCAGGACCTGGGCCGAGATGCTGGACATGGCAGGCGCCCTCGCCCAGCAGGGCAAACCGCACTTCGTGGAGATCCAGGGCGCCCAGTACGAGGGCCTGACCGTCTGGTTCAACACGCTGATCAACAGCGCGGGCGGCTCCATCCTCAACGCGAGCGCGACCGAACCCTCCCTCGGTCCTCCGGCCGTACGGGCCGCCGGGGTCATGCGTGATCTGGCGAAGTCGCCGGCCGCGGACCCCTCCCTGCCCAACCAGATGGAGGACCAGAACCGCCTCGCCATGGAGTCGGGGACGGCGGCGTTCGAACTCAACTACCCGTTCGTCTATCCGTCGATGAAGGCGAACAACCCGGAGCTGTTCAAGAACTTCCGCTGGGCGCCGTACCCCCGGGTCGACCCGAACCGCCCGGCACGGCCCACCATCGGCGGCATCGATCTCGCGGTGAGCGCCTACTCGCGCCACCCCGACCTGGCCTTCGAGGCGGCACTGTGCCTGCGCAACCGGGAGAACCAGCTCAGCGCCGCGATCGAGGGCGGTCTGCCGCCCACCCTGCGCGCCCTGTACGACGAGCCCGCGTTCATGAAGGAGTACCCCTTCTCCCAGGACGTGCTGGCCGGCCTGGAGTCGGCGAGCGTGCGCCCGATCACTCCGGTCTACCAGAACGTGTCGATCGCGGTCTCCCACACGCTGTCTCCGCCGTCCGGGATCGAACCGGAGAGCTCCGTCAACACCATCAGGGAGCAGATCGACGATGCCCTGCGATCCGAGGGTGTGATCCCGTGA
- a CDS encoding carbohydrate ABC transporter permease — protein sequence MSTRARPAGTPPPSDAQTEQAGPDRAALSAGGRQERRLGWLLCAPAVVVMIAVTAYPIGYAVYLSLQRYDLRFPGRAEFVGLSNYGAVLSSPFWWDAFWVTLFITAVSVTIELVLGMGLALVMHRTIFWRGVVRTSVLVPYGIVTVVAAFSWQYAWTPDLGYLAELLPSGEAPLTEQWPALWLIILAEVWKTTPFMALLLLAGLALVPEETLKAAMVDGATAWQRFVKIMLPLMKPAILVALLFRTLDAFRIFDNIYILTAGAQGTGSLSILGYDNLFTALNLGIGSAISVLIFICVGIIAFTFVKLFGAAAPGAEVKR from the coding sequence ATGAGCACGCGGGCGCGACCGGCCGGAACCCCGCCGCCCTCCGACGCGCAGACGGAGCAGGCGGGGCCGGACCGGGCGGCACTCTCGGCGGGCGGCAGGCAGGAGCGGCGGCTCGGCTGGCTGCTCTGCGCACCCGCCGTCGTCGTCATGATCGCCGTGACCGCCTACCCCATCGGGTACGCCGTCTACCTGTCCCTCCAGCGGTACGACCTGCGCTTTCCCGGACGGGCCGAGTTCGTGGGCCTGAGCAACTACGGGGCGGTGCTGTCCTCCCCGTTCTGGTGGGACGCCTTCTGGGTGACGCTGTTCATCACCGCCGTGTCCGTGACGATCGAACTCGTCCTCGGCATGGGGCTCGCCCTGGTGATGCACCGCACGATCTTCTGGCGCGGCGTCGTCCGTACCTCGGTCCTCGTTCCCTATGGGATCGTCACCGTGGTCGCCGCCTTCTCCTGGCAGTACGCCTGGACCCCGGACCTCGGATACCTGGCCGAGTTGTTGCCCAGCGGAGAGGCCCCGTTGACCGAACAGTGGCCCGCCCTCTGGCTGATCATCCTCGCCGAGGTGTGGAAGACGACACCGTTCATGGCGCTGCTGCTGCTCGCGGGCCTCGCGCTGGTCCCCGAGGAGACCCTGAAAGCGGCCATGGTGGACGGTGCCACCGCCTGGCAGCGCTTCGTCAAGATCATGCTGCCGCTGATGAAACCGGCCATCCTGGTGGCACTGCTCTTCCGCACCCTGGACGCGTTCCGGATCTTCGACAACATCTACATCCTGACCGCGGGCGCCCAGGGGACCGGCTCTCTGTCGATCCTCGGGTACGACAACCTGTTCACCGCGCTGAACCTCGGCATCGGGTCGGCGATCTCGGTCCTGATCTTCATCTGCGTCGGGATCATCGCCTTCACCTTCGTCAAACTGTTCGGCGCCGCTGCACCCGGCGCGGAGGTGAAGCGCTGA
- a CDS encoding carbohydrate ABC transporter permease, with amino-acid sequence MAAVGRTHAARWGVMNVVVVLYALFPVWWIAALSFKDPATLTDGNYIPTDWTWENYQGIFETAEFTRALVNSIGIALIATVIAVALGTMAAYAVARLRFPGKRVLIGMSLLIAMFPPISLVSPLFNIERIIGIFDTWVGLIIPYMTFSLPLAIYTLSAFFREIPWDLEKAAKVDGATPAQAFRMVIVPLAAPGVFTTAILVFIFCWNDFLFAISLTSTESARTVPAAIAFFTGSSQFQQPTGSIAAAAVVITIPIIVFVLFFQRRIVAGLTSGAVKG; translated from the coding sequence ATGGCCGCCGTGGGAAGGACGCATGCCGCCCGCTGGGGTGTCATGAATGTGGTCGTGGTGCTGTACGCCCTGTTCCCGGTGTGGTGGATCGCCGCGCTGTCGTTCAAGGACCCCGCCACCCTGACGGACGGCAACTACATCCCCACGGACTGGACCTGGGAGAACTACCAGGGCATCTTCGAGACCGCCGAGTTCACCCGCGCGCTGGTCAACTCGATCGGTATCGCCCTGATCGCCACGGTGATCGCGGTGGCACTGGGCACCATGGCCGCCTACGCGGTGGCCCGGCTGCGTTTCCCCGGCAAGCGGGTCCTCATCGGCATGTCGCTGCTGATCGCCATGTTCCCCCCGATCTCCCTGGTCTCACCGCTGTTCAACATCGAGCGGATCATCGGGATCTTCGACACCTGGGTCGGGCTGATCATCCCGTACATGACCTTCTCCCTGCCGCTCGCGATCTACACGCTGTCGGCCTTCTTCCGGGAGATCCCCTGGGATCTGGAGAAGGCCGCCAAGGTCGACGGGGCGACGCCCGCGCAGGCCTTCCGGATGGTCATCGTGCCGCTGGCCGCGCCGGGCGTGTTCACCACGGCCATTCTCGTGTTCATCTTCTGCTGGAACGACTTCCTGTTCGCGATCTCGCTGACGTCCACCGAGTCCGCGCGCACCGTGCCCGCCGCGATCGCGTTCTTCACCGGGAGCTCCCAGTTCCAGCAGCCCACCGGGTCGATCGCCGCCGCCGCTGTGGTCATCACCATCCCGATCATCGTTTTCGTCCTGTTCTTCCAGCGGCGCATCGTCGCCGGACTGACCTCCGGGGCAGTCAAGGGCTGA
- a CDS encoding ABC transporter ATP-binding protein: protein MAEIILEGVTKRFPDGALAVKDVDLEIADGEFVILVGPSGCGKSTTLNMIAGLEDITEGTLRIGDRVVNDLAPKERDVAMVFQSYALYPHMNVRENMGFPLRLAKVDKATIDAKVTEAARILDLTEHLDRKPANLSGGQRQRVAMGRAIVRDPKAFLMDEPLSNLDAKLRVQMRTQISRLQRRLGTTTVYVTHDQTEAMTLGDRVVVMRQGLVQQIGTPAELYDLPRNIFVAGFIGSPAMNFVNATLEDGALRSSLGDLTLDDRTRQALERQNAPREVIVGLRPEAFEDAALAHDRDRTGPVFTATVEVLESLGSDVYIYFTAEGGPATTTELEELAKDSGLRDTGADTHHIVARLDAATRAREGEPVDLRVDMAKAHVFDPTTGANLTHPVSAA from the coding sequence ATGGCCGAGATCATCCTCGAGGGAGTCACCAAGCGCTTTCCCGACGGGGCCCTCGCCGTGAAGGACGTGGACCTCGAGATCGCCGACGGCGAGTTCGTGATCCTGGTCGGTCCGTCGGGATGCGGCAAGTCCACCACCCTGAACATGATCGCCGGGCTCGAGGACATCACCGAGGGCACCCTGCGCATCGGGGACCGGGTCGTCAACGACCTCGCCCCCAAGGAGCGCGACGTCGCCATGGTGTTCCAGAGCTATGCCCTGTACCCGCACATGAACGTCCGGGAGAACATGGGCTTCCCCCTGCGCCTGGCCAAGGTGGACAAGGCCACCATCGACGCCAAGGTGACGGAGGCCGCCCGGATCCTCGACCTCACCGAGCACCTGGACCGCAAGCCCGCCAACCTCTCGGGCGGTCAGCGCCAGCGGGTGGCCATGGGGCGGGCGATCGTCCGGGATCCCAAGGCGTTCCTGATGGACGAGCCGCTGTCCAACCTGGACGCGAAACTCCGGGTGCAGATGCGCACCCAGATCTCCCGGCTGCAGCGGCGCCTCGGCACGACCACCGTGTACGTCACCCACGACCAGACCGAGGCGATGACGCTCGGCGACCGGGTCGTGGTGATGAGGCAGGGCCTGGTCCAGCAGATCGGCACCCCCGCCGAGTTGTACGACCTGCCGCGCAACATCTTCGTCGCGGGCTTCATCGGCTCCCCGGCGATGAACTTCGTGAACGCCACTCTGGAGGACGGCGCCCTGCGCTCCTCCCTGGGCGACCTGACCCTCGACGACCGTACGAGGCAGGCGCTGGAACGACAGAACGCGCCCCGCGAGGTCATCGTCGGACTGCGGCCGGAGGCATTCGAGGACGCGGCCCTGGCACACGACCGGGACCGGACGGGCCCGGTCTTCACCGCCACCGTGGAGGTACTGGAGTCGCTGGGCTCCGACGTGTACATCTACTTCACCGCGGAGGGCGGGCCCGCGACGACCACCGAACTGGAGGAGCTCGCCAAGGACTCGGGCCTGCGCGACACCGGCGCCGACACCCACCACATCGTGGCCCGGCTGGACGCCGCCACACGTGCCCGCGAGGGCGAACCCGTGGATCTGCGGGTCGACATGGCCAAGGCCCACGTGTTCGACCCGACGACCGGAGCGAACCTCACCCATCCGGTGAGCGCGGCCTGA
- a CDS encoding ArsR/SmtB family transcription factor, with protein sequence MLRVHARVRHEIGRLAETTDTPAAVHGLVDRAAREELVRVLRAYDDAVIAPYRDRMQACVDAERARLARAFLSGGTDSMLRGLPPPMRRRPPVLEVDYCEARELHLDGRGLLFIPSYFCWRTPVSFADPGLPPVLVYPVSRPDAQTSPGRSDASLTALLGRTRAAVLSIVAHGVTNSELARAISVSPATATHHTTVLRDAGLIESRRPNTVLHTLTPTGAALLRPDRRGRSPVA encoded by the coding sequence ATGTTGCGCGTCCACGCGCGGGTCCGGCACGAGATCGGCAGACTGGCCGAGACCACCGACACCCCGGCGGCCGTCCACGGCCTGGTGGACAGGGCTGCCCGCGAAGAGCTGGTACGGGTTCTCAGAGCGTACGACGACGCGGTCATCGCCCCCTACCGTGACCGCATGCAGGCGTGCGTCGACGCCGAACGGGCCCGGCTGGCCCGAGCCTTCCTCAGCGGCGGGACCGACAGCATGCTCCGCGGCCTGCCGCCCCCGATGCGCCGGCGCCCTCCCGTCCTGGAGGTCGACTACTGCGAGGCGCGCGAGCTCCATCTCGACGGTCGCGGTCTGCTGTTCATCCCGTCGTACTTCTGCTGGCGCACCCCGGTCTCCTTCGCGGACCCCGGGCTGCCGCCGGTCCTCGTCTATCCCGTGAGCAGGCCGGATGCCCAGACCTCGCCCGGCCGGTCCGACGCGTCCCTGACCGCGCTGCTCGGGCGTACCCGTGCCGCCGTACTGAGCATCGTCGCCCACGGGGTCACCAACTCGGAACTCGCCCGCGCCATCAGCGTCTCCCCCGCCACCGCGACCCATCACACGACCGTCCTGCGCGACGCGGGCCTCATCGAGAGCCGGCGCCCCAACACCGTCCTGCACACTCTCACCCCGACCGGCGCGGCCCTGCTGCGCCCCGACCGGCGCGGACGGTCCCCGGTCGCCTGA
- a CDS encoding peptidoglycan recognition protein family protein has translation MNFGHTAPAGSSAPAGSADTGRRDGVLSRRTLLGALGAVAVTGAVARPAAAAGSRSAADYVLLSRQAWGADESLRFGPDGTETWSPEYHPVQTLSVHHTGSANGEANPASRVRTIYRDQTVAHGWGDIGYHYLIDAGGLVYEGRWSGTDGDPAHNAAGRLVTGAHIGTYNTGNVGIALLGTFTAGPPTAAARGALVQLLAELAVRHSIDPLREKVVYVNPVNGAIWDGPAVSGHLDWAATDCPGGVLYAQLPAIRADVADLIA, from the coding sequence ATGAATTTCGGACACACGGCTCCCGCCGGCTCCTCCGCTCCCGCCGGCTCCGCGGACACAGGCCGTCGTGACGGGGTACTGTCCCGGCGCACGCTGCTGGGGGCTCTCGGCGCCGTCGCCGTGACCGGTGCCGTCGCCCGTCCGGCCGCGGCCGCCGGCTCCCGGTCCGCCGCCGACTACGTCCTGCTGTCGCGGCAGGCCTGGGGCGCGGACGAGAGCCTGCGCTTCGGCCCGGACGGCACCGAGACCTGGTCGCCCGAATACCACCCCGTGCAGACCCTGTCGGTGCACCACACCGGCAGCGCGAACGGCGAGGCCAACCCCGCGTCCCGGGTCCGTACGATCTACCGCGACCAGACGGTCGCCCACGGCTGGGGCGACATCGGGTACCACTACCTGATCGACGCGGGCGGACTGGTCTACGAGGGACGCTGGTCCGGCACCGACGGGGATCCCGCGCACAACGCGGCAGGACGGCTGGTCACCGGCGCGCACATCGGCACGTACAACACCGGCAACGTCGGGATCGCCCTGCTGGGGACGTTCACCGCCGGCCCGCCCACGGCCGCCGCGCGCGGTGCACTCGTCCAGCTGCTCGCGGAGCTCGCCGTACGGCACTCCATCGACCCCCTGCGGGAGAAGGTGGTCTACGTCAACCCGGTCAACGGCGCCATCTGGGACGGGCCCGCCGTCTCCGGCCACCTCGACTGGGCGGCCACCGACTGCCCCGGCGGCGTGCTGTACGCGCAGTTGCCGGCGATCCGCGCCGACGTCGCCGACCTGATCGCGTGA
- a CDS encoding peptidoglycan-binding domain-containing protein — MLGAAVAMLLAGGIGGVQTASAAPTIDGVCGSYWGTSRPPPEVNQGDVDTTSPSAVMLAQCYLNLSMSGDNLTVDGRFGPDTNRATVRFQQCARIDDDGYKGPDTWPRLRSWANSSGYICNLDLP, encoded by the coding sequence GTGCTCGGCGCCGCCGTGGCCATGCTGCTGGCCGGGGGAATCGGCGGTGTCCAGACCGCGAGTGCCGCACCCACCATCGACGGTGTCTGCGGCAGTTACTGGGGCACGAGCCGGCCCCCGCCGGAGGTCAATCAGGGTGACGTCGACACGACGAGCCCCTCCGCCGTCATGCTCGCCCAGTGTTATCTGAACCTCTCCATGTCGGGCGACAACCTGACGGTCGACGGCAGGTTCGGACCGGACACGAACCGGGCGACCGTGCGCTTCCAGCAGTGCGCCCGCATCGACGACGACGGGTACAAAGGCCCGGACACCTGGCCGCGGCTCCGCTCCTGGGCGAACAGCTCGGGCTACATCTGCAACCTCGACCTGCCCTGA
- a CDS encoding LysR family transcriptional regulator — MDLRSLRYFVAVAEERHFGRAAARLHMTQPPLSRAVKQLETDLGAVLLHRSSAGVTLTTAGRALYDEARALLRQAEQARARVAAAARTATLVLGTLAEQAGTRLVATFRERHPDVHVRIREADLTDPTTGLRAGLVDVALTRAPFDDTGISTRVLRSDPVGVVLRADDPLAGRASLRPRDLADRRWFRLPEGTDPAWRAYWTAPAPAADVRDGPVVRTVHECVQAVLWNGTIGLAPLVDALPQGLTCVPLTDMPPSRLVVAWNSADTDPLVRSFVRIATAGYPTKAGAAWPGPGDSF, encoded by the coding sequence ATGGACTTACGATCGCTGCGCTACTTCGTGGCCGTCGCCGAGGAACGGCACTTCGGCCGGGCCGCCGCCCGGCTGCACATGACCCAGCCGCCGCTGAGCCGGGCCGTCAAACAGCTGGAGACCGATCTCGGCGCCGTCCTGCTGCACCGCTCCTCCGCCGGGGTCACGCTCACCACGGCGGGCCGGGCGCTCTACGACGAGGCACGGGCGCTGCTGCGGCAGGCCGAGCAGGCCCGCGCCCGGGTCGCGGCCGCCGCCCGCACCGCGACGCTCGTCCTCGGCACCCTCGCCGAACAGGCCGGTACGCGGCTGGTCGCCACGTTCCGCGAGCGCCATCCCGATGTCCACGTCCGCATCCGGGAAGCCGATCTGACGGACCCGACGACCGGTCTGCGGGCCGGCCTCGTCGATGTGGCGCTCACCCGGGCCCCGTTCGACGACACCGGGATCAGTACCCGCGTACTGCGCTCCGACCCGGTCGGTGTGGTCCTGCGCGCCGACGACCCCCTCGCCGGACGCGCGTCCCTCCGCCCGCGCGACCTCGCCGACCGTCGATGGTTCCGCCTGCCCGAAGGAACCGACCCGGCCTGGCGCGCCTACTGGACCGCTCCGGCGCCCGCCGCCGACGTGCGGGACGGCCCGGTGGTACGCACCGTCCACGAGTGTGTCCAGGCCGTCCTGTGGAACGGGACGATCGGCCTGGCCCCCTTGGTCGATGCCCTCCCCCAGGGCCTCACCTGCGTCCCCCTGACCGACATGCCACCCAGCCGCCTGGTGGTCGCCTGGAACAGCGCCGACACCGATCCCCTGGTCCGCTCGTTCGTCCGGATCGCCACGGCGGGCTACCCGACAAAGGCCGGGGCCGCCTGGCCGGGGCCAGGCGACAGCTTCTGA
- a CDS encoding MBL fold metallo-hydrolase yields the protein MPERTMSERTIPEIMMSERAMSERVMSGRTMSDPVVQTAGVRELARDLVVIPNRGVQLVPNIGIIGGTHSVLVVETGLGPGNAETVLAFAAEYAEGRKLYLTTTHFHPEHAFGAQVFADEATYLVNGAQAEDLATKGTGYLHMFRGLGEPVARRLEGVEPAVPDTVYDDAFDLDLGGRVVRVRATGRAHSKGDQVVSVPDAGVMFTGDLVEAGQFAIFPWFPPHDTDVSGIRWIEVMRRLSAEQPRVVVPGHGEVGGARLLDDVRACLELLRDETWRRRDSAMGEATIVEEVRSLMIARHPEWAGEEWIERGVGCLCAEYAEHAEHADHVGVPDSEWPTAVGTRAPGGSAPRGARW from the coding sequence ATGCCCGAACGCACGATGTCAGAACGCACGATTCCCGAAATCATGATGTCCGAACGCGCGATGTCCGAACGCGTGATGTCCGGACGCACGATGTCCGATCCCGTCGTGCAGACCGCCGGAGTACGGGAACTCGCCCGCGACCTGGTGGTGATCCCGAACCGTGGGGTGCAGCTGGTGCCCAACATCGGGATCATCGGCGGCACGCACTCCGTGCTCGTGGTCGAGACAGGTCTGGGGCCGGGCAACGCCGAGACCGTACTCGCGTTCGCCGCCGAGTACGCCGAGGGCCGCAAGCTCTATCTGACCACCACGCACTTCCATCCCGAACACGCCTTCGGTGCCCAGGTCTTCGCCGACGAGGCGACCTATCTCGTCAACGGGGCCCAGGCGGAGGACCTGGCCACCAAGGGCACCGGCTACCTGCACATGTTCCGTGGTCTGGGCGAACCGGTCGCGCGGCGACTGGAGGGGGTCGAGCCGGCTGTCCCGGACACGGTCTACGACGACGCCTTCGACCTCGACCTGGGCGGACGGGTGGTGCGAGTGCGGGCCACCGGCCGGGCGCACAGCAAGGGCGACCAGGTGGTGAGCGTTCCCGACGCCGGGGTGATGTTCACCGGCGATCTCGTCGAGGCGGGGCAGTTCGCGATCTTCCCGTGGTTCCCGCCGCACGACACCGACGTCTCCGGCATCCGCTGGATCGAGGTGATGAGGAGGCTGTCGGCGGAGCAGCCCCGGGTGGTCGTGCCCGGCCACGGCGAGGTCGGCGGCGCACGGCTGCTGGACGACGTCCGCGCCTGTCTGGAACTGCTGCGCGACGAGACCTGGCGGCGCCGTGACTCGGCCATGGGCGAGGCGACGATCGTCGAGGAGGTCAGGTCCCTGATGATCGCGCGTCATCCGGAGTGGGCCGGCGAGGAGTGGATCGAGCGGGGCGTCGGGTGCCTGTGCGCCGAGTATGCCGAGCACGCCGAGCACGCCGATCACGTCGGCGTCCCGGATTCCGAGTGGCCGACCGCGGTCGGCACGCGTGCGCCGGGAGGATCGGCTCCTCGCGGCGCACGGTGGTGA
- a CDS encoding tetratricopeptide repeat protein, protein MVTDRYGNRLYECTAEGAEYLDRAVEGLLFFRPDFPTAVQDAVAASPAAPLAQAFAAYLGVLGTESRDADEAGLRFADFGAGLDRAALPRRERMHMAAAEAWLGGDLGRAGQILEELVVECPRDPLALAVGHQLDFFTGDATRLRDRIGGALPAWDTDDPHRGPLLGMYAFGLEESGHYDRAQEVGRAAVERNSRDIWAIHAVVHVHEMQGRFAEGLDFLGARLDDWASGSLLTVHSWWHYALYALEAGDTATALRIYDAVLHHKDSTGFVMELLDAASLLWRFLLGDLDQESRWQTLADAWAAREDPPFYAFNDVHAVMAFAGAGRLDTADEFVADRRRWLRAARDDGRTCTNRVMTGEVGLPVCEALVAYVREDYAAVVELLWPVRRRLHTFGGSHAQRDAIQRTLLEAALRARRADLARLLLGERAGLSPHSPYNWLGRARLADALGEAGRAAVARDTAAGLAAPAAARLSGNPHDRYLARRP, encoded by the coding sequence ATGGTGACCGACCGGTACGGCAACCGCCTGTACGAGTGCACCGCCGAAGGGGCGGAGTACCTGGACCGGGCCGTGGAGGGGCTGTTGTTCTTCCGGCCCGACTTCCCGACCGCCGTCCAGGACGCCGTGGCCGCGAGCCCGGCGGCGCCGCTGGCCCAGGCGTTCGCGGCCTATCTGGGGGTGCTCGGGACAGAGTCGAGGGACGCCGACGAGGCGGGCCTCCGGTTCGCGGACTTCGGCGCAGGGCTGGACCGTGCCGCGCTGCCCCGGCGGGAGCGTATGCACATGGCGGCGGCGGAGGCCTGGCTCGGCGGTGATCTGGGGCGCGCCGGTCAGATCCTGGAAGAGCTGGTCGTGGAGTGCCCGCGTGATCCGCTCGCCCTGGCGGTGGGGCATCAGCTCGACTTCTTCACCGGCGACGCGACACGGCTGCGGGACCGGATCGGCGGAGCCCTGCCCGCGTGGGACACGGACGACCCCCACCGCGGGCCGCTGCTGGGCATGTACGCGTTCGGCCTGGAGGAGTCGGGACACTACGACCGGGCCCAGGAGGTGGGCCGGGCCGCCGTCGAGCGGAACTCCCGTGACATCTGGGCCATCCACGCCGTCGTCCACGTGCACGAGATGCAGGGGCGCTTCGCCGAGGGGCTCGACTTCCTCGGCGCACGTCTCGACGACTGGGCGAGCGGAAGTCTGCTGACGGTGCACAGCTGGTGGCACTACGCCCTGTACGCGCTGGAGGCGGGTGACACCGCGACGGCCCTGCGGATCTACGACGCCGTACTGCACCACAAGGACTCGACCGGGTTCGTCATGGAACTCCTCGACGCCGCCTCACTGTTGTGGCGGTTCCTCCTGGGCGACCTGGACCAGGAATCCCGCTGGCAGACCCTCGCCGACGCGTGGGCCGCGCGCGAGGACCCGCCGTTCTACGCCTTCAACGACGTGCACGCCGTCATGGCCTTCGCCGGAGCGGGGCGGCTGGATACGGCGGACGAGTTCGTCGCCGACCGGCGGCGCTGGCTGCGGGCGGCGCGGGACGACGGGCGCACCTGCACCAACCGTGTGATGACCGGCGAGGTCGGCCTGCCCGTGTGCGAGGCGCTGGTGGCGTACGTCCGCGAGGACTACGCGGCGGTGGTGGAGCTGCTGTGGCCGGTCCGCCGCCGACTGCACACCTTCGGCGGCAGCCACGCCCAGCGGGACGCGATCCAGCGGACCCTGCTGGAGGCGGCCCTCCGCGCGCGCCGGGCCGACCTGGCCAGGCTCCTGCTCGGCGAACGCGCCGGCCTGAGCCCGCACAGCCCCTACAACTGGCTCGGCCGGGCCCGGCTCGCCGACGCCCTCGGCGAAGCGGGCCGCGCCGCCGTCGCCCGCGACACGGCGGCCGGACTCGCGGCCCCCGCCGCGGCGAGGCTGAGCGGGAACCCGCACGACAGGTATCTCGCCCGCAGGCCCTGA
- a CDS encoding NUDIX hydrolase family protein, translating to MTETTPGWLPSDELESARARMPILYVEAVPVRVDDSGEVTSIGLLLRIGPDGTVSRNLVSGRVMHHERVRDALLRHLEKDLGPVALPRVPSALQPFTVAEYFPTQGITPFHDPRQHAVSLAYIVPVAGDCRPRQDALDLVWFSPQEAASPSVQNEMPGGQGVLLKQALAHVGCLS from the coding sequence ATGACCGAAACCACGCCCGGCTGGCTGCCGTCCGACGAGCTCGAGTCGGCGCGCGCCCGGATGCCGATCCTGTACGTCGAGGCGGTGCCCGTGCGCGTCGACGACAGCGGCGAAGTCACCAGCATCGGGCTGCTGCTGCGCATCGGCCCGGACGGGACGGTCAGCCGCAATCTGGTCTCCGGCCGCGTGATGCATCACGAGCGGGTGCGGGACGCGCTCCTGCGCCACCTGGAGAAGGACCTCGGGCCGGTGGCGCTGCCCCGCGTCCCGTCCGCCCTGCAGCCCTTCACCGTCGCCGAGTACTTCCCGACGCAGGGCATCACCCCGTTCCACGACCCGCGTCAGCACGCGGTGTCCCTCGCCTACATCGTCCCCGTGGCCGGCGACTGCCGCCCCCGGCAGGACGCGCTCGACCTGGTGTGGTTCAGCCCCCAGGAAGCGGCGTCGCCCTCCGTGCAGAACGAGATGCCGGGCGGCCAGGGAGTCCTGCTGAAGCAGGCCCTGGCGCACGTGGGCTGTCTGTCCTAG